A single window of Tenericutes bacterium MZ-XQ DNA harbors:
- a CDS encoding ATP:cob(I)alamin adenosyltransferase, translated as MKIYTKRGDSGETDLLVRRVKKNDFHIEVNGQIDEVMATILVAKQHIKDQKTLDLLDKIHYTFYQMAYEIALDDLKQIKVFETDVLLLEKEIDHMDETLEKLTKFIQLDQNLAQAWLNMCRVKTRALERVLVELDSHKKVNDHTLKYVNRLSDFFFTLGRTYEIR; from the coding sequence ATGAAAATTTATACAAAAAGGGGAGATTCTGGTGAAACAGATCTACTCGTAAGAAGAGTTAAGAAAAATGATTTTCATATCGAAGTCAATGGACAAATTGATGAAGTGATGGCAACTATTTTAGTTGCGAAACAACACATTAAAGACCAAAAAACTTTAGATTTGTTAGATAAAATCCACTATACATTTTATCAAATGGCCTATGAGATTGCTTTAGATGATTTAAAACAAATTAAAGTCTTTGAAACCGATGTTTTATTATTAGAAAAAGAAATTGATCACATGGATGAAACTTTAGAAAAATTGACGAAATTCATTCAACTTGATCAAAATTTAGCACAAGCATGGCTCAATATGTGTCGTGTAAAGACTAGAGCATTAGAACGTGTTTTAGTAGAACTAGATAGTCATAAAAAAGTTAATGACCATACGTTAAAATATGTCAATAGACTCTCAGATTTCTTCTTTACTTTAGGGAGAACATATGAAATAAGATAA
- a CDS encoding RNase J family beta-CASP ribonuclease, with protein MSQIRFFALGGLGENGKNMYVVDVDKDLFILDTGIKYPSAELYGVDEIIPDYRVLIRAKDRIKGIFLSHAHEDHISALPHILKDLNVPVYATNFTMQIVKDLLKEEEFNLEDYKLNTITQNSIIKFGSVRVSFFNTTHSIPESIGIAIHTLDGVIVYTSDFTFDQSGHIQYHTDFKKINELAEKNVLALLMESLGSTLILNGGVNQNLNSKLNSVFANAEGRIIVSLFSSDLKKIQRVVDMCLAHHKKIAIIGRRAQRIVDIAIGDGYLDIPKSSLVNLKFIDDKNKNDDKDIVALVTGNRHEPFFMLQRMCKRIDRLIHISDQDTVILMTPPVPGTEKMAARTLDVLYRSDAKVENIDKRLLTAAHATGEELKMMMNLLKPKYIVPTIGEYRHQYGLKRLAVEIGYDPEEVFILDNGDVLNIKDKDAFVSRNEITVGDILIDGTAVGDVNDYVMKDRELLAEDGALLIVAHVSPKQKKILGEVEIVTKGFVYVQESEEILTKVKELFYKTSEKHLNGKYINWNEFKRDVRNDINRYIYQEIRRSPITIPVIISTEL; from the coding sequence TTGAGTCAGATTAGGTTTTTTGCTTTAGGCGGACTCGGCGAGAATGGGAAAAACATGTATGTCGTCGATGTTGACAAAGATTTATTTATATTAGATACAGGGATTAAATATCCGAGTGCAGAGTTATATGGGGTGGATGAAATCATACCTGATTATCGAGTCTTAATACGTGCTAAAGACCGTATTAAAGGCATTTTTTTGTCGCATGCTCATGAAGATCATATCAGTGCACTACCTCATATTTTAAAGGACTTAAATGTTCCTGTTTATGCGACTAATTTCACGATGCAAATCGTTAAAGATTTATTAAAGGAAGAAGAATTTAATTTAGAAGATTATAAACTTAATACGATTACACAAAATAGTATCATCAAGTTCGGAAGCGTCAGAGTGAGTTTCTTTAACACGACACACTCAATTCCAGAGTCAATAGGTATTGCTATTCATACACTTGATGGTGTTATTGTTTATACCTCAGACTTTACATTTGACCAAAGTGGACACATTCAATATCATACAGATTTTAAGAAGATTAATGAATTAGCTGAAAAAAATGTACTAGCTTTACTGATGGAATCTTTAGGTTCAACCTTGATTTTAAATGGTGGCGTGAATCAAAATTTAAACAGTAAGCTAAATAGTGTTTTTGCAAATGCAGAAGGAAGAATTATTGTCTCTTTATTCTCTTCAGATTTAAAGAAAATACAACGCGTTGTTGATATGTGCTTAGCTCATCACAAAAAGATAGCGATTATCGGTAGAAGAGCACAAAGAATCGTTGATATTGCGATTGGTGATGGGTACTTAGATATACCTAAATCTAGTTTAGTTAACTTGAAATTTATTGATGACAAGAACAAAAACGACGATAAAGATATTGTTGCGCTTGTCACTGGTAATCGTCATGAACCATTTTTCATGCTTCAAAGAATGTGCAAAAGAATAGATAGACTGATTCACATTTCTGATCAAGATACAGTCATCTTAATGACACCTCCTGTTCCTGGAACTGAGAAGATGGCAGCAAGAACGCTTGATGTATTATATAGAAGTGATGCAAAAGTAGAAAATATTGATAAAAGATTGTTAACTGCTGCACATGCTACTGGCGAAGAATTGAAAATGATGATGAATTTATTAAAACCTAAATATATTGTTCCTACAATTGGTGAATATCGTCATCAATATGGATTAAAACGATTAGCAGTCGAAATAGGTTATGATCCTGAAGAAGTATTTATTTTAGATAACGGAGATGTTTTAAACATTAAGGATAAAGATGCATTTGTATCTAGAAATGAAATAACAGTTGGAGATATTTTAATTGATGGTACTGCTGTTGGTGATGTCAATGATTACGTTATGAAAGATCGTGAACTTTTAGCAGAAGATGGAGCATTACTTATTGTTGCTCATGTTTCACCAAAACAAAAGAAAATCTTGGGTGAAGTTGAAATAGTCACTAAAGGGTTTGTATACGTGCAAGAATCAGAAGAAATCCTAACTAAAGTTAAAGAATTATTTTATAAGACTAGTGAGAAACATTTAAATGGTAAATATATCAATTGGAATGAGTTCAAACGTGATGTTAGAAATGATATCAACCGCTACATTTATCAAGAAATACGAAGAAGTCCAATTACTATTCCAGTCATTATATCGACTGAACTATAG
- a CDS encoding Holliday junction resolvase RecU: MINYPIKRKKQEKINNRANLGMTLEGDIETTNNYYLNADIAVIHKKPTPIQVVNVSYPARNKAKIVEAYYKTPSTTDFNGIYKGKYIDFDAKETNSKTSMPLKNIHSHQIEHLRHVENHGGIAFLIVHFKQFDEYFMLPAHVLFKYWDLQFDEKKGRKSIPYSAFKNEAFPIQFGFSPRLDYLKVIDKYYFAKK, encoded by the coding sequence ATGATCAATTATCCAATCAAACGTAAGAAACAAGAAAAAATAAATAATCGTGCGAATTTAGGAATGACTCTAGAAGGCGATATTGAAACGACCAACAATTACTATTTAAATGCTGATATCGCTGTTATCCATAAAAAACCAACACCTATACAAGTGGTGAATGTGAGTTATCCTGCACGAAACAAAGCTAAAATCGTTGAAGCTTACTATAAAACACCTTCAACGACTGATTTTAATGGGATTTATAAGGGAAAATACATCGATTTTGATGCTAAAGAAACTAACTCAAAAACCTCGATGCCACTAAAGAATATTCACTCCCATCAAATCGAACACTTAAGACATGTCGAAAATCATGGTGGTATTGCTTTTTTAATAGTTCATTTTAAACAATTTGATGAATATTTTATGCTTCCAGCACATGTTTTATTTAAATATTGGGATCTTCAATTTGATGAAAAAAAGGGACGAAAATCCATCCCTTATAGTGCTTTTAAAAACGAAGCATTTCCAATTCAATTTGGGTTCTCGCCAAGATTAGATTACTTAAAAGTCATTGACAAGTATTATTTTGCTAAAAAATAA
- a CDS encoding peptidase: MLSPIGLTLLIVGGILLLIAAASFRLVTQTKKYVVERLGGYYTTWGVGIHFLVPILDRVVSVVSLKEQVKDFDPQPVITKDNVTMQIDTVVFFSITDPKAYTYGTENPMLAIEKISATTLRNIIGDLDLDQTLTSRDLINTQMRRILDEATDPWGIKVNRVEVKNILPPKDIRDSMEKQMRAERERRQTILIAEGQKRAEILKAEGEAEAVILRANAVKEQKIREAEGEAEAIYKLKEAEALGIKLIKDSMPDEAVLKIKGYEALAKVADGQSTKIVVPTNVTDLASSIMMAAEIAKSDKPKKEVK; the protein is encoded by the coding sequence ATGTTGAGTCCTATTGGATTAACACTACTTATTGTTGGCGGTATATTATTACTGATTGCTGCAGCTAGTTTTAGATTAGTTACGCAAACTAAAAAATATGTGGTTGAACGTCTTGGTGGATATTATACAACTTGGGGTGTAGGTATTCACTTCTTAGTTCCAATATTAGATCGTGTTGTTAGTGTTGTTTCATTAAAAGAACAAGTGAAAGACTTTGATCCACAACCAGTAATTACAAAAGATAATGTTACCATGCAAATTGATACAGTTGTATTCTTCTCAATCACTGATCCAAAAGCTTATACATACGGTACAGAAAACCCTATGTTAGCGATTGAAAAAATATCCGCAACTACGTTACGTAATATCATTGGCGATCTTGATTTAGACCAAACACTTACTTCAAGAGATTTAATCAACACACAAATGAGACGTATCTTAGATGAAGCAACTGACCCATGGGGTATCAAGGTGAATCGTGTTGAGGTTAAGAATATTCTTCCACCTAAAGACATCCGTGATTCAATGGAAAAACAAATGCGTGCTGAACGTGAAAGACGTCAAACCATTTTGATTGCTGAAGGTCAAAAACGTGCTGAAATTCTTAAAGCTGAAGGTGAAGCTGAAGCTGTTATTCTAAGAGCAAATGCTGTTAAAGAACAAAAGATTAGAGAAGCTGAAGGTGAAGCTGAAGCGATTTATAAATTAAAAGAAGCTGAAGCGTTAGGTATCAAACTCATTAAAGATTCAATGCCTGACGAAGCTGTATTAAAGATTAAAGGTTATGAAGCATTAGCTAAAGTTGCTGATGGACAATCAACTAAGATTGTTGTTCCAACGAACGTTACTGATTTAGCATCATCGATCATGATGGCAGCTGAAATTGCTAAAAGCGATAAACCAAAAAAAGAAGTAAAATAA
- the deoA gene encoding pyrimidine-nucleoside phosphorylase (Catalyzes the reversible phosphorolysis of thymidine, deoxyuridine and their analogues to their respective bases and 2-deoxyribose 1-phosphate), translated as MHIVDIITKKRDGHALTKQEIEYVISAYTKGDIPDYQISAFLMATYFNQMNDEEATYLALAMRDSGDSIDLSDIKGIKVDKHSTGGVGDKVTLILGPLLASLGAKFAKMSGRGLGHTGGTIDKLESIPGYQVEIKVEDFIKQVQEIGIAVVGQSGDVAPADKKLYALRDVTATVDCIPLIASSIMSKKLASGADAICLDVKVGHGAFMKTEEEAEKLAKLMVEIGKLAGKKVTAILTGMDEPLGHKIGNALEVYEAIETLHGKGPKDLVEVTLTIGEQLLLDANLASNQKEARTMLEAALNDGRAYQKFLELVEAQGGDIDPLKHPENLLSDKTVEVLVPKDGYITEMNALDIGKAAMRLGAGRETKEDQILLDVGIDLHKKIGDQVKKGDVLATLYVRNKGIDEAKSLLLDAITIGQEKTEIVLIKKKIS; from the coding sequence ATGCATATCGTAGATATTATAACTAAAAAAAGAGATGGCCATGCATTAACAAAACAAGAAATTGAGTATGTCATTAGTGCATATACAAAAGGAGATATACCTGATTATCAAATCAGTGCTTTTTTAATGGCAACCTATTTTAATCAAATGAATGATGAAGAAGCAACTTATCTTGCATTAGCGATGAGAGACTCTGGAGATTCCATTGATCTAAGTGATATTAAAGGGATTAAGGTTGACAAACACTCTACAGGTGGTGTAGGTGATAAAGTTACACTTATTTTAGGTCCGCTTTTAGCTTCATTAGGCGCGAAGTTTGCAAAAATGAGCGGTAGAGGTTTAGGTCATACGGGTGGTACCATCGATAAACTTGAAAGTATTCCAGGATATCAAGTTGAGATCAAAGTTGAGGATTTTATTAAGCAAGTCCAAGAGATAGGCATTGCAGTTGTGGGACAAAGTGGAGATGTTGCTCCTGCAGATAAAAAATTATATGCTTTAAGAGACGTAACTGCAACGGTTGATTGTATTCCGTTAATTGCATCTAGTATCATGTCAAAGAAACTTGCAAGTGGAGCAGATGCGATTTGTCTTGATGTTAAAGTTGGACATGGTGCTTTTATGAAGACTGAAGAAGAAGCAGAAAAACTTGCAAAACTGATGGTTGAAATTGGGAAATTAGCTGGTAAGAAAGTTACTGCAATACTAACTGGTATGGACGAACCATTAGGACACAAGATTGGTAATGCACTTGAAGTATATGAAGCAATAGAAACACTCCATGGAAAAGGACCTAAAGATTTAGTAGAAGTAACTTTGACCATCGGTGAACAACTCTTATTAGATGCAAATCTTGCATCAAATCAAAAAGAAGCTAGAACTATGCTTGAAGCAGCATTAAATGATGGAAGAGCTTATCAAAAATTCTTGGAACTCGTAGAAGCTCAAGGTGGAGATATAGATCCATTGAAACATCCAGAAAATCTACTTTCAGATAAAACAGTTGAAGTTTTAGTGCCAAAAGATGGTTATATCACTGAAATGAATGCTCTTGATATAGGTAAAGCAGCAATGAGACTCGGTGCAGGACGAGAAACAAAAGAAGATCAAATCCTTTTAGATGTTGGTATTGATTTACATAAAAAGATTGGTGATCAAGTTAAAAAAGGAGACGTTTTAGCTACCTTATATGTTAGAAACAAAGGTATAGATGAAGCTAAATCATTATTACTTGATGCGATCACTATTGGTCAAGAAAAAACTGAAATCGTATTGATCAAAAAGAAAATATCATAA
- a CDS encoding thymidylate synthase, whose translation MKAYLDLCRHVLEHGTFKMDRTKTGTKSVFGYQMRFDLSEGFPLLTTKKVHLRSIIHELLWFISGNTNIKYLVDNGVRIWNEWPYEIFKKSKDYQGESMNDFVEKIKSDDDFATKYGDLGPVYGAQWRNFNGIDQLQYILDELKNNPNSRRMILSAWNPSEIHSMALPPCHTLIQFYVADGRLSLQLYQRSADIFLGVPFNIASYALLLMMVAQVTGYKVGEFVHTLGDAHIYQNHFDQIKLQLSRTPKQPPKMILNPNVKSLYDFKYEDFELKDYDPHPAIKGKVAV comes from the coding sequence ATGAAAGCTTATCTTGATTTATGTAGACATGTATTAGAACATGGCACCTTTAAAATGGATCGTACCAAAACAGGAACCAAAAGTGTTTTTGGTTATCAAATGCGATTTGATTTAAGCGAAGGCTTTCCCCTTTTAACTACTAAAAAAGTTCACTTAAGATCAATTATTCATGAACTATTATGGTTTATTTCTGGGAATACCAATATTAAGTATCTCGTTGATAACGGGGTAAGAATTTGGAATGAATGGCCTTACGAAATTTTTAAAAAAAGTAAAGACTATCAAGGTGAATCTATGAATGATTTTGTCGAAAAAATCAAAAGTGATGATGATTTTGCGACTAAATATGGAGATTTAGGACCAGTTTATGGTGCACAATGGCGTAATTTTAACGGTATTGATCAACTCCAGTATATTCTAGATGAGCTAAAAAATAATCCAAATTCAAGACGGATGATTTTAAGTGCGTGGAACCCAAGTGAAATTCATAGTATGGCACTACCTCCTTGTCACACATTAATTCAATTTTATGTTGCTGATGGTAGGTTGTCACTTCAGTTATATCAAAGAAGTGCCGACATCTTTTTAGGTGTTCCCTTTAATATAGCTTCTTATGCTTTACTGTTAATGATGGTTGCACAAGTGACAGGCTATAAAGTCGGTGAGTTTGTACATACTTTAGGGGATGCACATATCTATCAAAACCATTTTGACCAGATTAAATTACAATTATCAAGAACGCCCAAACAACCACCAAAAATGATACTCAATCCAAATGTAAAATCTCTATATGATTTCAAATATGAGGATTTTGAATTAAAAGATTATGATCCACATCCTGCAATCAAAGGAAAAGTAGCCGTATGA
- a CDS encoding dipeptidase PepV yields MKIDFKQEVINRKDDIIRDLKGLIKINSELTTYDANRKGAPFGEGIKEALDFMLQLGEKDGFDIVNLDGYAGHISYGNQKEYVGTIGHLDVVPAGNDWTYPPYGAEIHDNKMYGRGTEDDKGPTIAIYYALKILKELGVPLSKRIKLILGTDEETAWRGVRHYFSVYPEIPVSGFIPDADFPLIYAEKGISRIFIEGKLESKDIISVKGGFRDNMVPDYAEAYLNPTKSFDQLFKAFLKENNYQGVVEKQNQQFYIKVVGKSAHGSTPQFGENAIDRLFEFFMYAGLEDEIVKLAEERLIKDIHGNKLGVNYRDEEMGDLTINLGALSTTDGMYRFNLNLRYPNGVDFDQVVQLINENVQIYDAKATVDNHQELLYVDPKSDLVQSLLKVYRKHTGDMTEPIIIGGGTFARALPNSVAFGPHFLDKPTYIHQKNEFIDLDDFFKAIIIYTEALYELAK; encoded by the coding sequence ATGAAAATAGATTTTAAACAAGAAGTTATTAATCGCAAAGATGATATTATAAGAGACTTAAAAGGTCTTATTAAAATTAATTCAGAGCTAACAACATACGACGCAAACAGAAAGGGTGCTCCATTTGGAGAAGGTATCAAAGAAGCACTTGATTTTATGCTTCAATTAGGTGAAAAAGATGGCTTTGATATAGTGAACTTAGATGGATATGCGGGACATATTTCTTATGGTAATCAAAAAGAATATGTTGGAACGATAGGACATTTAGATGTTGTACCTGCGGGTAATGATTGGACATATCCACCATATGGAGCAGAAATCCATGATAATAAGATGTATGGACGCGGTACTGAAGATGATAAAGGACCTACTATTGCGATCTATTATGCACTAAAAATATTAAAAGAATTAGGTGTACCACTATCTAAAAGAATTAAGCTGATTTTGGGAACAGATGAAGAAACAGCATGGAGAGGTGTACGTCATTACTTTAGTGTTTATCCAGAAATTCCAGTGTCAGGATTTATCCCAGATGCAGATTTCCCACTTATTTATGCTGAAAAAGGTATTTCTAGAATATTTATTGAAGGAAAACTAGAAAGCAAAGATATCATAAGTGTAAAAGGTGGATTTAGAGATAATATGGTTCCTGACTATGCAGAAGCATATTTAAATCCAACAAAATCATTTGATCAATTGTTTAAGGCATTTTTAAAAGAAAATAATTATCAAGGTGTCGTTGAAAAGCAAAACCAACAGTTCTACATCAAAGTTGTAGGCAAAAGTGCTCATGGATCAACGCCTCAATTTGGAGAAAATGCTATTGATCGATTGTTTGAGTTCTTTATGTATGCAGGTTTAGAAGATGAAATCGTTAAGCTCGCTGAAGAAAGATTAATTAAAGATATTCATGGTAATAAATTAGGTGTTAACTATCGAGATGAAGAGATGGGTGATTTGACTATCAATCTAGGTGCACTATCTACTACTGATGGTATGTATCGTTTCAATTTAAACTTAAGATATCCGAATGGTGTAGATTTTGATCAAGTAGTTCAACTTATCAATGAAAATGTGCAAATTTATGATGCTAAAGCCACTGTTGATAATCATCAGGAACTTCTATATGTTGATCCAAAATCTGATTTGGTTCAAAGTTTATTAAAAGTTTATCGTAAGCACACAGGTGATATGACAGAACCAATTATCATTGGTGGTGGAACATTTGCAAGAGCTTTACCAAATAGTGTAGCGTTTGGACCTCACTTTTTAGATAAACCTACATATATTCATCAAAAGAATGAATTTATTGATTTAGATGACTTTTTTAAAGCAATCATCATTTATACGGAAGCTTTATACGAATTAGCGAAATAA
- a CDS encoding PadR family transcriptional regulator, whose protein sequence is MKQQLKKGVIEIFVLALLSKGDSYGYKLIQDLSDFVEISESTLYPILRRLEKAGQLKTYNALYQGRNRKYYQITKAGYQAIDDFLDEWKDIKKIYDLLTK, encoded by the coding sequence ATGAAACAGCAATTAAAAAAAGGTGTAATTGAAATCTTTGTCTTAGCATTATTAAGCAAAGGTGATTCATATGGATATAAGTTAATACAAGATTTATCGGATTTTGTAGAGATCAGCGAATCAACACTATATCCAATATTACGCCGTCTTGAAAAAGCAGGACAATTAAAGACATACAATGCTTTATATCAAGGTAGAAATAGAAAATATTACCAAATTACAAAAGCAGGATATCAAGCCATTGACGATTTTCTTGATGAATGGAAAGATATCAAAAAAATATATGATTTATTAACTAAGTGA